In Thiospirochaeta perfilievii, a single window of DNA contains:
- the murB gene encoding UDP-N-acetylmuramate dehydrogenase translates to MNRILDIVNKINITGTVTSNENMAKHTTFKCGGKAEIFIEAGNPQDIVEIKKVSKENDIPLFILGGGANILVSDLGIPGITLSLNRLDSVEFLDNCVIAESGISVNNLCSLALNRSLSGLEFINGMPGTIGGAVWMNARCYGDEISNIFLWAEYIDQDGNLQKIHKNSSHWDYKISPFQNNDSIITRIALQLKPGTKESIKDIMDKNSRDRRDKGHFKYPCAGSVFKNNREFGFPSGKIIEDAGLKGQIKGGAQISTFHGNIIVNLGDATASDINYLIDKTIDVVKNKTGYILEPEVLKVGIWE, encoded by the coding sequence GTGAATAGAATATTGGATATTGTAAATAAAATCAACATAACAGGAACTGTAACTAGTAATGAAAACATGGCTAAACACACGACTTTCAAGTGTGGTGGTAAAGCTGAGATATTTATAGAAGCTGGGAATCCCCAGGATATAGTAGAGATAAAAAAAGTATCAAAAGAGAATGATATACCCCTATTTATACTTGGCGGTGGAGCCAATATATTGGTTTCTGATTTAGGAATACCTGGAATAACTCTCTCTTTAAATAGATTAGACAGTGTAGAGTTTTTAGATAACTGCGTTATAGCTGAATCGGGAATATCGGTAAACAATCTATGTAGTCTAGCACTTAACAGGTCTCTAAGTGGTCTAGAGTTTATAAATGGTATGCCAGGAACTATTGGTGGGGCGGTATGGATGAATGCCCGTTGCTACGGGGATGAGATTTCAAATATTTTTTTATGGGCAGAGTATATTGATCAAGATGGTAATTTACAAAAAATTCATAAAAATAGTTCCCATTGGGATTATAAAATATCTCCATTCCAAAATAACGACTCAATAATTACTAGGATTGCACTACAATTAAAACCAGGAACAAAAGAGTCTATTAAAGATATAATGGATAAAAACAGTAGAGATAGAAGGGATAAGGGTCACTTTAAATACCCATGTGCAGGTTCTGTTTTTAAAAACAATAGGGAGTTTGGTTTTCCTAGTGGTAAAATTATAGAAGATGCTGGACTAAAAGGACAGATAAAGGGTGGAGCACAAATATCAACATTCCACGGTAATATTATTGTAAATCTAGGAGATGCCACTGCTTCTGATATTAACTATTTAATAGATAAAACTATAGATGTAGTTAAAAATAAAACTGGTTATATTCTTGAACCAGAAGTTCTAAAAGTTGGTATATGGGAGTAA
- the cysS gene encoding cysteine--tRNA ligase — translation MLKLYNTLGREVTEFQSIKENSVSLYCCGPTVYNFAHIGNLRTYFFEDILIKTLNYNNFHVKHCMNITDVGHLTDDGDDGEDKMIKASRDKGMDVYDIAKFFEKAFFEDTKSLNISRPDIVCRATKHIGDMIKLVKGLEDKGFTYVSNGNVYFDTSKFPAYGSMAGLEKQDLNYGASTALDSAKKNPQDFVLWFTNSKFENQAMQWNSPWGKGYPGWHLECSAMSLKYLGDTFDIHCGGVDHVNIHHTNEIAQTEAYTGKKWVNRWLHGEFLVNKTGKMSKSKDGFLTLQTLVDKGYKPLDYRYFLLGAHYRTQLTFSWESLDGAKSALKSIRNKISLLLEKDDIGLIESIGDSGKKYLDNFVTHINEDLNTPRCLADLWDLLKDKSVPACDKLAVINQMDKILSLDLLTLEKEICTDKRLLKLLENRNEARLNKDYALSDKIRDELLEEGWVVKDSGNGSVLERV, via the coding sequence ATGTTAAAACTTTACAACACACTAGGAAGAGAAGTAACAGAGTTTCAATCAATAAAGGAAAATAGTGTCTCTTTATACTGCTGTGGTCCAACAGTGTATAATTTTGCTCATATAGGTAACTTAAGAACATATTTCTTTGAGGATATATTAATAAAAACCCTAAATTATAATAATTTTCATGTTAAACACTGTATGAATATAACAGATGTTGGTCATTTAACAGATGATGGTGATGATGGGGAAGATAAGATGATAAAAGCTTCAAGGGATAAGGGAATGGATGTTTATGATATTGCCAAGTTTTTTGAGAAAGCTTTTTTCGAGGATACAAAATCCTTAAATATTAGTAGACCAGATATTGTATGTAGGGCTACTAAGCATATAGGTGATATGATTAAACTTGTAAAGGGTCTAGAGGATAAGGGATTTACATATGTAAGTAATGGAAATGTCTATTTTGATACATCAAAATTTCCTGCTTACGGTTCAATGGCTGGTTTAGAAAAACAGGATCTTAATTATGGAGCTAGTACAGCCCTGGATAGTGCTAAAAAAAATCCCCAGGACTTTGTCTTATGGTTTACAAATAGTAAGTTTGAGAACCAAGCTATGCAGTGGAACTCTCCCTGGGGTAAAGGGTACCCTGGTTGGCACCTAGAGTGTTCAGCTATGAGTCTTAAATACCTAGGAGACACATTTGATATCCATTGTGGTGGTGTAGATCATGTAAATATTCACCATACAAACGAGATTGCACAAACTGAAGCTTATACAGGTAAAAAATGGGTTAATAGATGGTTACATGGGGAGTTTTTAGTAAATAAAACTGGTAAGATGTCTAAGAGTAAGGATGGATTTTTAACACTTCAAACCCTAGTTGATAAGGGGTATAAACCCTTAGATTATAGGTATTTCCTATTAGGTGCCCACTATAGAACCCAGTTAACATTTTCATGGGAATCCCTTGATGGAGCAAAATCCGCATTAAAGAGTATAAGGAATAAAATCTCACTATTATTAGAGAAAGATGACATAGGGTTGATCGAATCCATAGGTGATAGTGGTAAAAAGTATCTAGATAACTTTGTTACACATATTAATGAGGACCTTAATACCCCTAGATGTTTAGCCGACCTTTGGGATCTATTAAAAGATAAAAGTGTTCCAGCTTGTGATAAGCTTGCAGTTATTAATCAGATGGATAAAATACTATCATTGGATCTTTTAACCCTAGAAAAAGAGATTTGTACAGATAAGAGACTGCTTAAGCTTCTTGAAAATCGAAATGAAGCCAGATTAAATAAGGACTATGCCTTATCTGATAAGATAAGAGATGAGTTGTTAGAAGAGGGTTGGGTTGTTAAAGATTCAGGGAATGGCTCTGTTCTTGAAAGGGTTTAA
- the mgtE gene encoding magnesium transporter: MHQSIKNIKEYLDIFDEDDLNNAIRDLTITEILDQWDEFTKEEMVRLFTHVDQEFKVGLISEIPTQDQETILIELSASGINNVLSDMEPDDLVDLIQQISPDVRQSVWDSLPNEVKEETEFLLKFDEDDAAGLMTPRYAAIRKDITVSQAINFIRKRVEKVETIYYLYVVDEFKKLVGVISLKEILTSEDNVTIDTIMERHVLSAREDTDQEHVVKIMEDHDLLALPVINRYNKLLGIITIDDAIDVMREEQTEDVYKMGAMSGDTDSYLESGIFKLILKRIPWLIILLLAGTASTNVIAAFSDVTSMAFVILFMGVITQTGGNCGTQSSTLMIRGLATGEIHFRDFFKIIRKELLVGSLIGLVTGIIIILRSFLLPPGGILIQEALTIGLSLNFVVIFATIIGASIPLTLHKIGLDPTVAAGPLMSTVIDVCGYAIYFTTIRLVLF, encoded by the coding sequence ATGCATCAATCAATAAAAAATATTAAAGAGTATTTAGATATATTTGATGAAGATGATTTAAATAATGCAATTAGAGATCTAACGATAACTGAGATTTTAGATCAGTGGGATGAGTTTACTAAAGAGGAGATGGTTCGCCTCTTTACCCACGTAGATCAAGAGTTTAAGGTTGGATTAATTTCTGAAATCCCTACCCAAGACCAAGAGACCATTCTTATAGAACTATCAGCTTCTGGTATAAACAATGTTTTATCAGACATGGAACCAGACGATTTAGTTGACTTAATTCAGCAGATTTCCCCAGATGTACGACAGTCTGTTTGGGACTCTTTACCCAATGAGGTAAAAGAAGAGACTGAGTTTTTACTTAAATTTGATGAGGATGATGCAGCAGGACTAATGACTCCTAGATACGCTGCTATTAGAAAAGACATTACAGTTTCCCAGGCCATCAATTTTATTAGAAAGAGGGTGGAAAAGGTAGAAACAATATACTACTTATACGTTGTAGATGAGTTTAAAAAACTCGTTGGAGTTATATCACTTAAAGAGATATTAACCTCTGAAGACAACGTTACAATTGATACTATTATGGAGAGACACGTCTTATCAGCTAGGGAGGATACAGACCAGGAACATGTTGTAAAGATAATGGAAGATCACGATCTTTTAGCCCTACCAGTAATTAATAGATACAATAAACTTCTAGGTATTATAACTATAGATGATGCTATTGATGTAATGAGGGAAGAGCAGACAGAAGATGTATATAAAATGGGTGCCATGTCCGGGGATACCGACAGCTATCTAGAGTCAGGTATTTTCAAACTTATCTTAAAAAGAATTCCTTGGTTAATAATCCTATTACTGGCAGGTACTGCTTCTACAAATGTAATTGCTGCCTTCTCAGATGTTACCTCAATGGCATTTGTTATTCTATTTATGGGTGTTATAACACAAACTGGAGGGAATTGTGGGACACAATCCTCAACACTAATGATTCGGGGTTTAGCTACTGGGGAAATCCACTTTAGAGATTTTTTTAAAATAATAAGAAAAGAACTGTTAGTTGGTAGCTTAATTGGACTAGTTACAGGGATAATTATTATACTTAGAAGTTTTTTACTTCCACCTGGAGGAATTTTAATCCAAGAAGCTTTAACAATAGGATTATCCCTGAATTTTGTTGTAATTTTTGCAACTATAATAGGGGCATCAATACCCCTAACTCTACATAAGATTGGTTTAGATCCAACAGTTGCAGCAGGACCATTAATGTCAACAGTAATTGATGTTTGCGGTTATGCTATATATTTTACAACAATTAGGTTGGTACTTTTTTAA
- the aat gene encoding leucyl/phenylalanyl-tRNA--protein transferase — protein sequence MSDEFPYLSINDFYTFPDPKTLEDDEGIVGVGGNLSPGMLFSAYYQGIFPWYDEEPILWWSLNPRLILLPENLVVTKSMRKLFKKRAFHVTLDKTFSDVIKGCSNIVRSHEDGTWITDEIIKAYTKLHEEGFAHSVEVWNGEGKLCGGLYGVSIGGYFAGESMFALESNSSKYGFITLALFLEEKGFKFIDCQQETQHLMSLGAKSVKRDNFYKLLNESLNFSTYKGNWGEIFTEFQDFDPLKRILGV from the coding sequence TTGTCAGATGAGTTCCCATATTTAAGTATTAACGATTTTTATACATTCCCTGACCCTAAAACCCTCGAAGATGACGAGGGTATTGTTGGGGTAGGGGGAAACCTCTCTCCTGGTATGCTCTTTTCTGCATATTATCAGGGAATATTTCCTTGGTATGATGAAGAACCTATACTTTGGTGGTCATTAAATCCTAGATTAATTTTACTACCAGAGAATCTTGTGGTAACAAAATCTATGAGAAAATTGTTTAAAAAGAGAGCCTTTCATGTAACATTAGATAAAACGTTCTCTGATGTTATTAAGGGTTGCAGTAATATAGTTAGGAGCCATGAAGATGGTACATGGATAACTGATGAAATTATTAAAGCTTACACAAAGCTACATGAAGAGGGTTTTGCCCACTCTGTGGAGGTTTGGAATGGGGAAGGAAAACTATGTGGAGGACTATATGGAGTCTCTATTGGTGGTTACTTTGCTGGGGAGAGTATGTTTGCCCTAGAGTCTAATAGTTCAAAGTATGGATTTATCACTCTTGCTCTATTTTTAGAAGAGAAAGGGTTTAAATTTATCGATTGTCAACAGGAGACCCAACATTTAATGAGTTTAGGAGCCAAAAGTGTTAAAAGAGATAATTTTTATAAATTATTAAATGAATCATTAAATTTCTCTACTTATAAGGGTAATTGGGGAGAAATATTTACTGAATTTCAAGATTTTGACCCTTTAAAAAGAATTTTAGGAGTATAA
- a CDS encoding RNA polymerase sigma factor: protein MTDFSEVYDANFELIMRIAYRFTGDLEAAEDLCQDTFIKYFEKFGNKHSNKNEKSVFYLIKIVKNLSINYEKRRKIEYRVFNQYKNESLSYDNESGLSDLVKKEQISDIQKALLLIPYKYRLPLILKEYEQLSYIEISKIINSSVSNVKILIHRAKNIFKEKLKEIEHGHTA from the coding sequence ATGACAGATTTTAGCGAAGTTTATGATGCAAATTTTGAATTAATAATGCGTATAGCTTATAGGTTTACAGGAGATCTAGAAGCTGCTGAAGATTTGTGTCAGGATACTTTTATAAAATATTTTGAAAAATTTGGGAATAAACACTCAAATAAAAATGAGAAATCTGTTTTCTATCTCATTAAAATTGTAAAAAATTTATCAATAAACTATGAAAAAAGAAGAAAAATTGAGTATAGAGTGTTCAATCAGTATAAAAATGAGTCTCTATCCTATGATAACGAATCTGGTTTATCAGATTTAGTTAAAAAAGAGCAAATTTCTGATATACAAAAAGCACTTCTATTGATACCTTATAAATATAGACTACCACTGATTTTAAAAGAGTATGAGCAGTTGAGTTATATTGAGATAAGTAAAATAATAAACTCATCAGTTTCAAATGTGAAAATACTCATACATCGGGCAAAAAATATTTTTAAAGAGAAGTTAAAGGAGATTGAACATGGACACACTGCCTGA
- a CDS encoding transglutaminase domain-containing protein translates to MKINKKLVVILIGLVTVLSLVLIFNFNSVGRSPQLLNLSKSVASPGDIIVLKGKYFGGEVSRGRVYINDKMIFKEFIKSWSNDQIIIELSDDFKSGMIVVDNMFGQSSPYLITSLKDVPEIRDDSYSINKPFIRDAVYSNNTDLKIDVYGNSFGTREMFSLLKIHDLDGNVIDIDKSLITQWHDYLITFFIPYGIDNMVITVENSNGISNEFALHRNDIPPVIYIKDNKKEYQLKQIVDIYNVITLGEGSVELFLPTVFSDYRQDDIVFDSALGSFISKYKVYNYQLNFYETGENYSITLNTTLNVSSIETKIRREYIGRVYDKESPAYIDGFSYIPNVDKSDKDISGTGVWLVRNSKNRVSQAEIIIDWILKYIKIEDESSDNASIAFKNRSASNLGLINITTSMLRSIGIPSRVVYGIKIDENVSNYRWLEFYLPSGGWVPVDLVQKKVQRDYPIGTLENNIIGFSKGLTFIDYQSDNLQNGFYALQNSTSNFHGNIESYDTLWHNIEIK, encoded by the coding sequence TTGAAAATAAATAAAAAATTAGTTGTTATTCTTATTGGACTTGTAACAGTTTTATCTTTAGTTTTAATTTTTAATTTTAATAGTGTTGGTAGGAGTCCTCAGTTACTTAACCTATCCAAAAGTGTCGCCTCACCAGGTGATATAATTGTTTTAAAAGGTAAATACTTTGGAGGAGAAGTCTCTAGAGGCCGGGTATATATAAATGATAAAATGATTTTTAAAGAGTTTATTAAATCATGGAGTAATGATCAAATTATCATAGAGTTATCAGATGATTTTAAGTCTGGTATGATAGTTGTAGACAATATGTTTGGCCAGAGTTCACCATATTTAATAACTAGTTTAAAAGATGTTCCTGAGATTAGAGATGATAGCTACTCTATAAATAAACCCTTTATTAGAGATGCTGTCTACTCAAATAATACAGACTTAAAAATAGATGTATATGGAAACTCATTTGGCACAAGGGAGATGTTCTCCCTTTTAAAGATTCACGATCTTGATGGTAATGTAATAGATATAGATAAGAGTTTAATTACCCAGTGGCATGATTATTTAATTACTTTTTTCATTCCCTATGGAATCGATAATATGGTTATAACTGTTGAGAACAGTAATGGTATAAGTAATGAGTTCGCTCTACATAGGAACGATATCCCACCTGTTATCTATATAAAAGATAACAAGAAGGAGTATCAATTAAAACAGATTGTTGATATCTATAATGTTATTACCCTAGGTGAAGGAAGTGTAGAGCTTTTTTTACCTACTGTATTCTCGGATTATAGACAGGATGATATTGTTTTTGATTCGGCTCTAGGAAGTTTTATATCTAAGTACAAAGTATATAACTATCAGTTAAATTTTTACGAAACTGGAGAGAATTATTCTATAACATTAAACACCACATTAAATGTAAGCTCTATAGAGACAAAAATACGTAGAGAGTATATTGGCCGTGTATACGATAAAGAGTCTCCTGCCTATATTGATGGTTTTTCCTATATTCCTAATGTAGATAAAAGTGATAAAGATATTTCAGGTACAGGAGTCTGGTTAGTTAGAAATAGTAAAAATAGGGTAAGTCAGGCTGAAATAATTATTGACTGGATTTTAAAGTATATTAAAATAGAGGATGAGTCCTCTGATAATGCTTCTATTGCATTTAAAAATAGATCTGCATCTAACCTAGGGTTAATTAATATAACTACGTCAATGTTAAGAAGTATAGGAATTCCTAGTAGAGTTGTATATGGGATAAAAATTGATGAGAATGTCTCTAACTATAGGTGGCTTGAGTTTTACCTACCTAGTGGAGGGTGGGTTCCTGTAGATTTAGTTCAGAAAAAGGTTCAAAGAGACTACCCTATAGGAACCCTTGAAAACAATATTATAGGGTTTAGTAAGGGGTTAACTTTTATTGACTATCAGAGTGATAATTTACAGAACGGTTTTTATGCTTTACAGAATAGCACCAGTAATTTTCATGGTAATATAGAAAGTTATGATACCTTATGGCATAATATTGAAATTAAATAG